The following are encoded together in the Thunnus albacares chromosome 7, fThuAlb1.1, whole genome shotgun sequence genome:
- the si:dkey-12e7.4 gene encoding C-factor — protein sequence MMSGAMNFKNCGSVLVTGASRGLGLQIVDTLATGGVSPGKIIATTRNPASAQKLQELAEKYPNIHIITMDVVSQESIEKSAEEVQQLVQEEGLNCLINNAGINVVADFHTVTAEKMIENFHTNAVAPLMITKAFLPLLKRAASRGGPGGAGSMGIQRAAVINMTSLLGSVELNWGERANNFKWYPYRTSKSALNMVSRCMAVDLEPDGILCMAIHPGWVRTDMGGSEAPLSSEESVSSILSVIGGLTEKDHGSFLNFTGEPLPW from the exons ATGATGAGTGGTGCcatgaattttaaaaactgcGGCTCGGTGCTAGTAACGGGAGCCAGCCGGGGTCTCGGTCTGCAGATAGTCGACACCCTGGCGACTGGAGGAGTGTCACCCGGTAAGATTATAGCCACGACCAGAAACCCCGCCAGCGCGCAG AAACTTCAGGAACTGGCAGAGAAATATCCCAATATCCACATAATCACTATGG ATGTAGTGAGCCAGGAGAGCATAGAGAAGTCTGCAGAAGAGGTGCAGCAGCTGGTACAAGAAGAGGGTCTGAACTGCCTGATAAACAATGCAGGGATCAATGTGGTGGCTGACTTTCATACTGTTACTGCCGAGAAGATGATTGAGAACTTCCACACTAATGCTGTGGCTCCTCTGATGATCACCAAG GCCTTCCTGCCTCTGTTGAAGCGAGCTGCATCCAGAGGAGGACCAGGTGGTGCAGGAAGCATGGGTATCCAGAGAGCAGCCGTCATTAACATGACCTCTCTGCTGGGCTCTGTGGAACTCAACTGGGGGGAGAGGGCCAACAACTTCAAATGGTACCCCTACAGGACGTCCAAG AGTGCCCTAAACATGGTGAGTCGCTGTATGGCTGTAGACCTGGAGCCTGATGGGATTCTCTGTATGGCTATACATCCTGGCTGGGTCCGCACTGACATGGGGGGGTCTGAG GCTCCACTGAGTTCAGAGGAGAGCGTTTCATCCATCTTATCTGTGATTGGTGGACTGACTGAGAAGGATCATGGGTCATTTCTGAACTTTACGGGAGAGCCATTACCTTGGTGA